The Streptomyces bacillaris sequence GCGGCGGGCGCGATCCTGCCCCATCTGCGCGACCGCCCGGTCTCCTTCCTGCGCTATCCGGACGGGCCCGGGGGCCAGGTCTTCGTCACCAAGAATCCGCCGCCCGGTACACCCGACTGGGTGCGCACCACCCCCGTCCCCCGGAGCGAGGACCCGGGCGCCCGGCAGGTGATGATCCAGGATCTGGCCTCGCTGATGTGGGCGGCCAACCTGGTGGTGGAGTTCCATACCCCGCAGTGGCGGGCGGACGCCCCGGAGATCGCGGACCGGATGGTCTTCGACCTGGACCCGGGCTCCCCCGCGACCGTCGTGGAGTGCTGTGCGGTGGCCCGCTGGCTGCGGGAGCGGCTCGCCGCCGACGGACTGTTCGCGTACGGGAAGACCTCCGGCTCCAAGGGGCTGCACTTGCTGGTCCCGCTGGAGCCGGCCCCGGCCGCCGAGGTGTCCGCGTACGCCCGGCGGCTCGCGGTGGAGGCGGAGGACGCCCTGCCCGACCTGGCCCTGCACCGGATGAAGCGCGCCCTGCGGCCGGGCAAGGTCTTCGTCGACTTCAGCCAGAACTCCGCGTCGAAGACCACCGCCACGCCCTACACCCTGCGGGCCAGGGCCGAGCCCACCGTCTCCGCGCCGGTCACCTGGGACGAGATCGAGGGGTGCCGGACCCCGGAGGCGCTGGTGTTCCGGGCGGACGACATGGCCGGGCGGCTGGAGCGGTACGGGGACCTGCTCGGGCCCCTCCTCGACCCGGACCGGGCCCGGCCCCTGCCGCCGGGTCCGGGCTGACCTCCTGGGGCCCCTCCCCGACCGATCACGACGGGACTCCCGGCCGGACCCGCCCGATCCCGACGGGACTCCCCCTGGCCGCGCCCGGCTCCGTACGGCCTGATCCCGACCGGACCCCCGGACGGTCCCGGCCTGATCCCGACCGGCGGTCCGGCCTGATCCGGGCGTACGGCGTCGGCCGCGCCGGGGCTCGTTTCCGCTGTTTCACAGGCTGCTCACAGGCCGTGGGGATGCCATTGCGTCATGGCAGGGTCATGACCTGGTCACGGCATGAGGAAAGGCCACAAGTGACGGGTGGATTGTCGGAGCCGTAGTGCACACTCTGCGCAGGCGCTTTCTTCGGGATACGCCGACAGGGGTGCGGGGAACAGGTGTGCGGGGGCGGGAGAAGCCTCCGGACACTGCCGTGACGTGGGGAGGGGATGGCGTGTTCTCGGGGATCGATGAGGTCGACTGGGCTTCGATGGAGCATGCCTACGGGCCCGCCGACGACGTGCCGGCGCTCCTGCGGGGGCTCGCCTCCGCCGATCCGGCGGAGCGGGAGAGCGCGCTCGACGGGATGTACGGGGCCGTGCACCACCAGGGGGACGTCTACGCCTGCACCCTCGCGTGCATCCCCTTCCTCTTCGAACTCGCCGTCGACCCGGGCGTGCAGGACCGGGGCAGTGTGGTCGAGCTGCTCACCAGCATCGGCGGTTTCGATCTCGACGAGGACGACGAGGAGATCGACGAGGACGAGATCGAGGGCGCCGCGAACTACGCGATGGCGGCGGCCGCGGTCACCGCCGGGGCGGGGGTCTTCTTCGAGCTGATCGCGGATGAGGACCCCGGGGTGCGGCTGGCGGCCCCGCTGGCGCTCGCCACCCTGCACCGGCACCCCGTGCGGGTCCTGGCGCTGCTGCGGGAGCGGCTGCCGGTGGAGCCCGACAAGGAGGTGCGGCTCGCTCTCGTGGAGGCCGCCGGGCGGATCGCCCTGCGCCACCGGCCGCTGGCCGGGCAGGTGGCCCAGTGGCTGACCCTGCTGGTGGGCCGGGAGCGGGCACCGGGGCTGCGGCTCGCCGCGCTGGCCCAGCTGGCGCGCTGCTCGCCCGACGCGCTGCCCCGCGATGTGGTGCCCGTCGTGTCGGGGCTGCTGCGCGAGCTGCGTACGGGCCCGGGGTCCGGCCCCACCGGCCCCGAGCACGAGCCGTACCCGCGCCAGGGGCCGTACGAGCCCTACGAGCCGCAGCACGGACCCTACGAACCCCAGCACGCCTACGAACCGCACGAGCAGCTCGACCCGGACGGCGAGCCCGACCCCGACGCCGAGGCCGAGCCGGAGGCCGACCCGGTCGGTACGGCGGACG is a genomic window containing:
- the ligD gene encoding non-homologous end-joining DNA ligase yields the protein MTPITEVEGRRLSLSNLDKVLHPATGTTKGEVLHYYAATAAGAILPHLRDRPVSFLRYPDGPGGQVFVTKNPPPGTPDWVRTTPVPRSEDPGARQVMIQDLASLMWAANLVVEFHTPQWRADAPEIADRMVFDLDPGSPATVVECCAVARWLRERLAADGLFAYGKTSGSKGLHLLVPLEPAPAAEVSAYARRLAVEAEDALPDLALHRMKRALRPGKVFVDFSQNSASKTTATPYTLRARAEPTVSAPVTWDEIEGCRTPEALVFRADDMAGRLERYGDLLGPLLDPDRARPLPPGPG